In Colletotrichum destructivum chromosome 8, complete sequence, the following proteins share a genomic window:
- a CDS encoding Putative FAS1 domain-containing protein: MRFSLIAPATVLLGHTSATLLGQALTNHGSLSMLHDLLEDLDLLERFETAKKSTFLAMTDDALLGLANWGLNMSSIDPMLARGILEYHFLEGVYTSSDPSLRTDIQLVHSVLRPPILNNVTDGPAVKLSVILDSFYVESGIQKVMRINESDIGHDNGVLHTINSNLVLPHNISETTKLGNLHGFWNIIERSHTGEALETMKDVTIFLPNDRAVRRRRSLLDSLSIEELAMFATNHAIPNQVLYHSAFATDGSEYQTLSGLKVTIRHDSRGDVFVNEAKVLRQDVLIFGGVAHILDDVLISSGHKRLKCHSTANGTWPHMASRWFRVSSWQVIAQNVVVAAIIVFLAALAVSKVVKRKIDDGVKSTASVHGGQGKTLGKYHQ, from the exons ATGCGTTTTTCGCTCATTGCCCCGGCCACAGTGCTTCTGGGCCACACTTCGGCCACACTGCTAGGTCAAGCGTTGACAAACCATGGGTCGCTTTCGATGCTTCATGATCTTTTGGAGGACCTCGACTTACTGGAACGGTTCGAAACAGCTAAGAAGTCTACTTTCCTGGCAATGACAGATGACGCGCTCCTTGGTCTCGCTAATTGGGGCTTGAACATGAGCTCCATCGACCCAATGCTTGCCCGAGGCATTTTGGAATACCATTTCCTTGAGGGAGTCTACACTTCTTCTGACCCTTCACTGAGAACCGATATTCAACTTGTTCATTCGGTCTTGCGTCCGCCAATTTTGAACAATGTTACGGATGGTCCGGCCGTCAAGCTTTCCGTCATCTTGGACTCTTTTTACGTAGAGTCAGGCATCCAGAAGGTTATGCGCATCAATGAGTCGGACATAGGCCATGACAACGGTGTTTTGCATACAATCAACAGTAACCTTGTCCTCCCACACAACATCTCAGAGACCACCAAATTGGGCAACCTCCATGGGTTTTGGAACATCATTGAACGGTCCCACACCGGAGAAGCACTGGAGACCATGAAAGACGTGACCATCTTTCTGCCGAATGACAGAGCAgtgaggcggcggcgttctcTACTGGACTCCCTAAGTATCGAGGAATTGGCAATGTTTGCCACGAATCACGCCATTCCGAACCAGGTCCTTTATCACAGTGCTTTTGCCACGGATGGGAGTGAGTACCAAACTCTCAGTGGCTTGAAGGTCACCATCAGGCACGACTCAAGAGGCGATGTTTTCGTCAACGAGGCGAAGGTTCTTAGGCAAGACGTTCTCATTTTTGGAGGCGTCGCACACATACTGGATGATGTCCTGATTTCTTCGGGGCACAAAC GTTTAAAGTGTCACTCAACGGCCAATGGAACTTGGCCTCATATGGCTTCGCGATGGTTTCGTGTATCTTCTTGGCAAGTTATTGCACAAaacgtcgtcgttgccgcaATTATCGTCTTTCTTGCCGCTCTCGCCGTTTCCAAGGTTGTAAAACGCAAGATAGATGACGGGGTCAAATCTACAGCTTCGGTCCACGGCGGGCAGGGAAAAACACTTGGGAAATACCACCAGTAA
- a CDS encoding Putative cupredoxin, multicopper oxidase-like protein, whose amino-acid sequence MHAVHFLTYVLPWPLFSWSPMSLEAVMSNTQHSVQRSIYFELNLTASRVDALGAGLRDAILVNNNFTGPTLRLKQGDKVNVIIRNYLREDTTTHFHGVDQRKTPWSDGVPGLTQGQIHPGASYLYQWTAEQSGTFFYHAQSKGQLMDGLYGAVIVDASSEIDRPFHLISNDPKVLQAMQNAELRLQPLLLADRSQYKFRDFYHIEEIANFDLACTDGIMINGVGSQYCLDSKSLDSMTNPIILKMLQDLGENYMTAKGCVPPIQALRGDYDVTSCTPF is encoded by the coding sequence ATGCACGCTGTTCACTTTCTGACGTATGTTTTGCCATGGCCGTTATTCAGCTGGTCGCCCATGTCGTTGGAAGCCGTGATGTCCAATACCCAGCACTCTGTACAGCGATCTATATACTTCGAGCTCAATCTCACAGCCAGCCGAGTAGATGCACTCGGTGCTGGGCTACGAGACGCCATTCTGGTCAATAACAACTTCACCGGACCTACTTTACGCCTCAAGCAGGGAGACAAGGTCAATGTCATTATCCGCAACTATCTACGGGAGGATACAACAACTCACTTTCATGGCGTTGACCAACGGAAAACGCCATGGAGCGATGGTGTACCAGGGCTTACACAGGGCCAAATCCACCCTGGCGCGTCTTACCTGTATCAGTGGACGGCAGAGCAGTCAGGAACCTTTTTCTACCACGCCCAATCCAAGGGCCAACTCATGGACGGGCTCTACGGTGCAGTGATTGTCGATGCATCATCAGAGATCGATAGACCTTTCCATCTCATCAGCAACGACCCGAAAGTTCTACAGGCCATGCAAAACGCGGAACTGCGCTTGCagccgctcctcctcgccgatCGGAGCCAATACAAATTCAGGGATTTTTACCACATTGAGGAAATCGCCAATTTCGACCTTGCCTGCACAGACGGCATCATGATCAATGGAGTCGGTTCTCAGTACTGTCTGGACTCAAAGTCCCTGGACAGCATGACGAATCCCATCATTCTCAAGATGTTGCAAGATCTTGGAGAGAACTACATGACGGCAAAAGGTTGCGTACCTCCCATTCAAGCACTTCGAGGAGACTATGATGTAACGTCGTGCACCCCCTTCTAG